GAGGCCTAATTTCAGTGGCTCCGACCAAAACCCGACAAGGGTCTCTTGAATACCTCTCAAAGGGATTGAACAGAGCACAGCCCACAATATGGGCCTCAAGAAATCTTCAAGGAGTTTGCAAACTCCATAGAGAACAAAGATTGTGAAGGCAAGCCCTGCGTGCGCCATGGTTATGTAGAGAGCGAGGCGTACCTGAGGATCACCGGAAACGGAATCCCTATTCTCATCAGTAGTTGAGGGTGCCGGCTGTTGGGGCTCCGGCGAAGGCGCGTGGTTTGTCTCTGGTTTTCTGATGGAGGCGGATCGGAACATGTCTTGCCACGGTGGAGAGGAACAGTTTGATTCTGGTTTGGAGCCGGAGTCATAAGGCACCAACTCCATTCTAATGCTTTTCTtgggaaaaaaggaaaaaaaaaatgaaagagaaggaaagaCAGACCGAAATGATGTCAACTCCTCTCTTTCTCCtaaatcccaaaaaaaaaaaccctctcTTTCTTCACTCTTGAAGTCTCCTAAAAACAAGTCTTGATTTTCTCTATCTTCTCTgtactgtgtgtgtgtgtgtgtgagagagagagagagagagagagagagagagagggtacTGAAACAGAAGGGACgctgtttattttttatgttttaaccCAATATGGAAGGGACGCCGTTTCAGATTTCAGAAAAGACTGTAGAATTACAGATATGATTCATGTGGAGGAATAACAAGTTTGGAAAAGAAGTAAATGGTTGGCGAGTTTGGGGTTTATTCCACTGTCAGTCATATGAGGTGTTCAGTTCAATTTCTTGGTTGACCCTCTCAGTCTCTGCTGGATACAATCATTACTCATTTAGAGTTGTCATATTTTCCACGCACTGCCCAGATTGCCCTTTCTCTCATCTGCCAACGTGTGCCCCACCATTTCGGCGCAGTAATTGTCGGCACGAATCGGGTTACATCCCAGGAGGGCCTGGATTGGTCCGACTCATCGGCCCATTTTTGTTACTTCCCCATTGGAACAACACCACCTAACTGACGAGAGAAatcttattataaaagatGAAAGGGCCAAAAACAATCCCTTCTTGGATTTATTCCAATGGTTCTCATTCAGACAACATATTCTGTTTCTTGTACTACGTTACATACTAAGTGCCTGCCTGGAAACTTAAGCTCATATAGAGTACATACTAAGTGTACTTTTTCATCTATGTTGCAGAATTCTCTTGTTTCAAGATTCTCTTCTCCTTCAGAGATTGTagatgttgatttttctgcGTAGACAAATGTATGCACAGAGCCGGTACGCCACCGCCATGGTTAACAAAATCCAAACTTCTCTAAGTCCACCCTCCAAATTCACGGTGTCGAACGAGGGCGAGCTTTGCAGTCTCCGGCAACCACTCTTGCTTTCACACTCATACAGCTGGTCCCCTGAATACTGCACCTTCACCAGCAGCCTGAACCCGTAGTACATAAACGACACATACTTCAGCCACTGCATAAATTTCGGAATGTGCTGCAAGAGGTATGTACAAACTGTGGTTAGACTAATAAATCattgtaaattaatcaattgatTCTATTTGAGTTTCTTGATATGTGCTGTAGTGATGTTGATACCTGAACATAGTATCCACCAGTGAGAAGAAATAACATTAGTATAAGAGAAGCGATCATGCCGGCACGTTTAATGCTCATCACGGCGGCTCCAAACAGTTCTCCTGCTCCCTGATCATAGAATTTTGTAGCTACTGATCAGAAGTCTGAAGttattaacaattaaaataacgGATCGTACTAGGGAGTAAGAGTATACTACTTACTTGACTAGTTACAGCAACCAAGAGTATTGCGGATAAGGTCAAGAAGAAACATTCCACTGTTCTCTTGAAGCCGGCCATGAAATACAAAATGCACATGAAGAAGGTGGGATACAATAAATGGGCCACCATGTCGGACAACGTGCTGCATACATAGTAAACACTCAATCTGTACATGTCtgcctttctttctttaactaaaaatatctTCTCAAATGGGAAAACATAAACTGCTCCGAATATGGATGAAGAAGTCCAGAAAATACAGATGTAGAACAACAAACCAATCTGCAAGTAAGGATGGCCGTTCTTGAGATAACTGGATCAGTTGTTGAACGATGTTACTAAGCAAAGAGATAATGTAGTTTTACCTGATCTCTAAGTTGAGCTTCAGTTGCAGTGCTGGATTTCCACCAGAGAAGGCCTAAGAGAACAGCCACGCCAAATGCCTGAATCAAACGAAGCTGATCAAAGTAATCTCTCCATCGCTCTTTAAATGTTCGCTTGAACAATATTGTAAATTGTTCCGACCAACTCAGCGTCCAGTCTTTCTTCACTTGGACAGCTAATTGTAGACGTTCCGGCACCTTTAGCGCCTGATGAttctcttccttttcttttggctCCAACTCGACTTTGTATTTACGCTGTAGATACTGCGAAAAGAATTTATAACATATGATTTTTAACAGTAAAGGGTGAAACTGCTGAAAGTTGTAAGGAAAACTATGCTCACTCTTATCACAACTTTTTCAAATTCAGCAGTCTCTTGAGATTCAAACAATTCCTCAGGAACACTGATGTCGTTCACTTGTCCTGTTGCCAAATCCAGCAAGAACTCTGCAGGATTCATTGCTAACTCTGGGACGAATCTTAAACTTGAGAAGTATTCCATTGAATCGCTAGCTTTTCCATAGTAAATAGGGTACCCTTCCGATATTAGCAGAACTTTATCGAACATGTGAAACATTCGGCTTGAGGGTTGATGGATAGTTGTAATAACTGTTCTTCCTACctatttgatcataaaaatgttAGCACATTAGAAGAATTATCCGTTCCACACTTCAAGAAATTAGATATTCAGAAACTTGTGGTCATATTGCTCGTTGTAATAGCCACTAGAAGTGGGACAGTTTCAAAACTAGAAGTTATGTAGTCAGTAAAAATTGTTCTCTGTACCATAAAGTCTGTACCTTTGCGAGACCTTGAAGTATTTGGAGTATTCTATTAGCAGAAGTGGAATCGAGCCCTGAAGTTGGTTCATCAAGCAACAGAAGTGAAGGATCCACCAGAATTTCATGCCCTATGCTggttcttttcctttctcccCCAGATATACCTTTAAGGAATCCCCCACCGATTCTTGTATGACGACATCTATACGGTCGTCAAATACAAATGTAAATCATTACAAGAACATCATGAGTTATTTTATGCTGTTTGATCTTTCCTAGAAAGTTCAGCAATTTGAACCAACCTTTCAAGGCCTAATTCCTTAACAATCAGCTCAACTCTTTCATACTTCTGGCGTCGGCTCATTCCGCTTGGAAGTCTTAAAAATGCTGCAAAAACCAGGGTTTCTTCCACTGACAATTGTGGGAAGAGGACATCATCTTGTGTCACAAAACCAATCCTGTATACCAGAAACAAATGCTTAACAGAATAGATTTCGATTGGAGGAGATTTACTTGAAACTTTCGTTGATCTTTTCCAGTTTACCTTCTCTTGAGAGCTGCGTTATATGAAACATCATTGTACGTTACAGTCCCTCTAACATTTTCATGCAATCTACCGCCAAGAATCTTTAATAAAGTCGTCTTTCCGCTTCCAGAAGGCCCCATAAGGGCTAGGGTCTCACCAGGGCCAGTGCTTCCAGTTATACCTTTCAATATCTGCTTGTAGTTATCTTGTTCAATGTTCAACTGCACAGCCACCTTGGAGACGACAGACTTAACAGGATTAACAGAGGGGGAATTTCGAACTTTCACCTTAAACTCCACATCTGCAAACTGCACTAAAGCAAAAACTTCAAGTCCAGAACCAAGAATCACAAACCATAAAAGCAAGACAATGAGGACTTGCCTTGAGAAAAATCGGGAGGGGCCGGTCCTGTGATGTGGCAGGTATCTCTTCCTCTATGTCGATTTCTGAACTCCTGTTCCTCAGATAAGCTTGAGACATGAACTCAATATTGTGGCCAAAGCCATTGCTACCTGCAATCTGCATGGATCCCATGGTGGGAGGGGACAATGACAGATCTTCGATCTCGTCTTGTCTCCCATATTCCATTTTCTTGGAATTGTCATTCATCTAAGAGTGAAGGTTAAAGTAGGCCTTGCAGTTCACATATGTTATATAGTGATCAAACAATAACATACCAAATTAAGTCCTGCGAGGAAGAATGAAGTCTGTTGGGCAGCAAGCTTTCTATGTCCAACTACAGAGAGTTAGATGACTTGTTTTCTAGTTGCCACACACCTTTTGCAATAGATTCACAATTCTCTCCAAgattttatatactaaacaTCATTGAACATTGTTCTTCTTTcaatgttgtttctttttctttaagtaCAATGGTGCTGGGTCAAGAACAACTTAGGTTTGATCCGAGGACACTCTCGTTTGTTCAGGAAAGTGATGTCAATTCAACCAATTGATTTTTggctttttaatattatttcttgaaatcttgAAAGGATGAGAAACTGAAgtagattttttcttttttgctttctGTTTCTGTAAGAAAAATGCAAATCTGATGTCGagaaaattaatccaaaatcaatataaatactTAATGTAACTACTTCATGGATACAAAGAGACAAAGAAAACGCTTCACTTTATAAAAGCGCTAGAGGATATCGACGACACGGAAATCGTGGTGGTTTTTTGGTGATTAAAGACAAACTAGGTAATACCAGAGCACGACGTCGTCCGGGAGTCATGGACGAGTGAGATCTTGAAGGAAGCCATGGAAGCTTCGGAGGAGATACTGTTGAACTCGCTGGCGAACTCGGGGGTTCCGGTTCCGGCTGGTGTTTCCTCCGTCCACAACCTCACTCCACCCACCCTCTTTTACGTTTGTTCCCACGCGCTCCGCTTGATTGACGGCCCTCACCATGCGTCGTCGTTTCCCGCGTCCTTACCGGAGGATTCCATGCCTGATAGAGTCAAAATCTGTACGGACCTCGCCTCCGCCTTCAATAACCTTGGCTTCAACCCCGATCTGAGTTTCCACAAGGTTCCGTTAATTCCATGCCTTCTCCAtcggtttttctttttctaaagaaaTGGAGTATCTTTGGTTTACAAGGAAATTTGAATATAGTTCAAGGATTTCATATTCCGATTGATTTGTCCAACTTTTCGAACTGATGAGGAAGATTGCAGTTTTAGGCATTCGGTGTACTTGATTTCATGTTTGTCCCctaatatgtaattatctctGATGAAATGATATCTGTTGGTTAGGCAGTTTCTTTATCCATCCAAGGAGGACTTGTACATGCTGGTCAGGTTCTTGGTCGGAAAGTTGTCTGAATCGGCCGGAGCTCTAACTTCAGGAGATGGAGAAAATGTACAAAATGACCAGATTTTAACAGGATTACAAGATCTGAGATTGAAGACTCAGGCACTTGAATCCAATTATATGAAGCCTCAAGATGACTTAACTNNNNNNNNNNNNNNNNNNNNNNNNNNNNNNNNNNNNNNNNNNNNNNNNNNNNNNNNNNNNNNNNNNNNNNNNNNNNNNNNNNNNNNNNNNNNNNNNNNNNNNNNNNNNNNNNNNNNNNNNNNNNNNNNNNNNNNNNNNNNNNNNNNNNNNNNNNNNNNNNNNNNNNNNNNNNNNNNNNNNNNNNNNNTTAATTCAGTTATACACAATGTGGAGATCAGTGTGGAAGCATCTAAGGCTACAGAGCAAGATTCCGATTCAAGTGAACGTAGTGCAGGGTGTCACGATTCAGATTTGAGCGAAAAGGTTGAAAGCTCAAGAAAGAATGCTACTGGAGATCATGATGGTTCTCAGGTAAACTTGTGTTGGTCGATTCAAATGTTggtatttgaattttgtccATGATTATGTCAAAGCATGGAGGTAACATCCTCTTTCAAACGGTAGGCAGCAATAGTCTTGTTCTCCTACACCCTGACTCAGAATCTAAtattggaaaagaaaaggaaagagaattGCACAGTTATCTTGAGTTAACTTTTAGTATATCGGTAAATGAAAAATCAGTATTGCTATTGgcttcatattatatatatgaaataactGAATGAGGTCTTTCAGAACCAAGAAGTGCTTCAGAAGCCAATGGTGGCAAAATATTCAGAATTGCAGCATGTTGATGAGGAGCGAGGGTTATTGGAAGCAGCGCTAGAAATGGTACTTGATGACCAACATCCTCTTGAGTTTTACATTGAACAGCTCAATAACCAAGTGGAAGCCAAAAGACATAAGCTGAAGGAACTGGAGACTGAATGGTAGGGATTTGGCAATGCTTCTGCGACTGCTACGACTTTAAGTTTACCTGAATTAACAAGAAACAGACTTTTTGAAGGTTTCTTAGCGTTCAATGCAGGGATGCAAAAGAAAAAGCTctgcaagagaaaaaaagaaaccttGAGCAGTCTCTCATTGGACTTTATCCAGAGGCAGCCGGAAAACTTAGGGAAAGGAAAGAAACTGAGTTGGAAACAGAATCTATTCTGTCAGAAATCAAGAGAAGGTATGGTTCATCATTTGCaactataaaagaaataactaaAAGGAAGAAGGGAACAATCCGCCGTTTTACCttgtttttcaatattttggaT
This genomic window from Sesamum indicum cultivar Zhongzhi No. 13 linkage group LG12, S_indicum_v1.0, whole genome shotgun sequence contains:
- the LOC105174994 gene encoding ABC transporter G family member 26 isoform X1 is translated as MNDNSKKMEYGRQDEIEDLSLSPPTMGSMQIAGSNGFGHNIEFMSQAYLRNRSSEIDIEEEIPATSQDRPLPIFLKFADVEFKVKVRNSPSVNPVKSVVSKVAVQLNIEQDNYKQILKGITGSTGPGETLALMGPSGSGKTTLLKILGGRLHENVRGTVTYNDVSYNAALKRRIGFVTQDDVLFPQLSVEETLVFAAFLRLPSGMSRRQKYERVELIVKELGLERCRHTRIGGGFLKGISGGERKRTSIGHEILVDPSLLLLDEPTSGLDSTSANRILQILQGLAKVGRTVITTIHQPSSRMFHMFDKVLLISEGYPIYYGKASDSMEYFSSLRFVPELAMNPAEFLLDLATGQVNDISVPEELFESQETAEFEKVVIRYLQRKYKVELEPKEKEENHQALKVPERLQLAVQVKKDWTLSWSEQFTILFKRTFKERWRDYFDQLRLIQAFGVAVLLGLLWWKSSTATEAQLRDQIGLLFYICIFWTSSSIFGAVYVFPFEKIFLVKERKADMYRLSVYYVCSTLSDMVAHLLYPTFFMCILYFMAGFKRTVECFFLTLSAILLVAVTSQGAGELFGAAVMSIKRAGMIASLILMLFLLTGGYYVQHIPKFMQWLKYVSFMYYGFRLLVKVQYSGDQLYECESKSGCRRLQSSPSFDTVNLEGGLREVWILLTMAVAYRLCAYICLRRKINIYNL
- the LOC105174994 gene encoding ABC transporter G family member 26 isoform X2, with the translated sequence MNDNSKKMEYGRQDEIEDLSLSPPTMGSMQIAGSNGFGHNIEFMSQAYLRNRSSEIDIEEEIPATSQDRPLPIFLKFADVEFKVKVRNSPSVNPVKSVVSKVAVQLNIEQDNYKQILKGITGSTGPGETLALMGPSGSGKTTLLKILGGRLHENVRGTVTYNDVSYNAALKRRIGFVTQDDVLFPQLSVEETLVFAAFLRLPSGMSRRQKYERVELIVKELGLERCRHTRIGGGFLKGISGGERKRTSIGHEILVDPSLLLLDEPTSGLDSTSANRILQILQGLAKVGRTVITTIHQPSSRMFHMFDKVLLISEGYPIYYGKASDSMEYFSSLRFVPELAMNPAEFLLDLATGQVNDISVPEELFESQETAEFEKYLQRKYKVELEPKEKEENHQALKVPERLQLAVQVKKDWTLSWSEQFTILFKRTFKERWRDYFDQLRLIQAFGVAVLLGLLWWKSSTATEAQLRDQIGLLFYICIFWTSSSIFGAVYVFPFEKIFLVKERKADMYRLSVYYVCSTLSDMVAHLLYPTFFMCILYFMAGFKRTVECFFLTLSAILLVAVTSQGAGELFGAAVMSIKRAGMIASLILMLFLLTGGYYVQHIPKFMQWLKYVSFMYYGFRLLVKVQYSGDQLYECESKSGCRRLQSSPSFDTVNLEGGLREVWILLTMAVAYRLCAYICLRRKINIYNL
- the LOC105175163 gene encoding coiled-coil domain-containing protein 22 is translated as MEASEEILLNSLANSGVPVPAGVSSVHNLTPPTLFYVCSHALRLIDGPHHASSFPASLPEDSMPDRVKICTDLASAFNNLGFNPDLSFHKFLYPSKEDLYMLVRFLVGKLSESAGALTSGDGENVQNDQILTGLQDLRLKTQALESNYMKPQDDLSVIHNVEISVEASKATEQDSDSSERSAGCHDSDLSEKVESSRKNATGDHDGSQNQEVLQKPMVAKYSELQHVDEERGLLEAALEMVLDDQHPLEFYIEQLNNQVEAKRHKLKELETECVQCRDAKEKALQEKKRNLEQSLIGLYPEAAGKLRERKETELETESILSEIKRREEELSKLSSDLEKQPKLASRRSYIERINEITKNSRKQDNDIERILRDTRELQLESNTIQERLNRTYAIVNEAIFREAKKDPVARQAYRLLTNIHESFEQIAEKILATDRSRRDAADYEAKLAIISARSLNMDKLQTDLDAIRKENHLLEPANH